The following proteins are encoded in a genomic region of Aquifex aeolicus VF5:
- a CDS encoding acetyl-CoA carboxylase carboxyltransferase subunit alpha has product MILFKVMHLEFEKELLEIKEKIDRLLGLYRLGKEEVLSELDELRKKFKEKARKIYRDLSPWERVQVARHPKRPHTSDYIKYLIKDFEEVHGDTCYGDDKAVIAGFGYFRGKPVAVVGHEKGKDTKEKLERNFGMPHPEGYRKAIKVFKLAERYNIPVITFIDTPGAFPGIGAEERGQSRAIAESMLTMAFLKVPSVAVVIGEGGSGGALAFGVANRVCILENAYYSVISPEGCAAILWKDQSKVKEAAKALRLTAKDLKELGVVDCVIPEPYGAAHWSPRGTAMMVGMTLKKCLDELSKLTEEGVVRSRLEKFKNMGAFKIAS; this is encoded by the coding sequence ATGATATTATTCAAAGTTATGCACCTAGAGTTCGAAAAAGAGCTCTTAGAAATAAAGGAAAAGATAGACAGACTCCTGGGTCTTTACAGACTCGGAAAGGAGGAGGTTCTATCCGAACTGGACGAACTCAGGAAGAAGTTCAAGGAAAAGGCCAGGAAAATTTACAGGGACCTCTCCCCTTGGGAAAGGGTTCAGGTGGCAAGACATCCCAAGCGTCCTCACACCTCAGACTACATAAAGTACTTAATAAAGGATTTTGAAGAGGTTCACGGAGACACCTGCTACGGCGACGACAAGGCGGTAATTGCGGGTTTTGGATACTTCAGGGGAAAGCCCGTGGCAGTCGTGGGGCACGAGAAGGGAAAGGACACGAAAGAAAAACTGGAGAGAAACTTCGGTATGCCCCACCCTGAGGGCTACAGAAAAGCCATAAAGGTTTTCAAACTGGCAGAAAGGTACAATATTCCCGTCATAACTTTTATAGACACACCGGGAGCTTTTCCAGGAATAGGAGCGGAAGAGAGAGGGCAGTCCAGAGCTATAGCGGAAAGTATGCTTACCATGGCGTTTTTAAAAGTTCCCTCCGTTGCGGTTGTAATAGGCGAGGGCGGAAGCGGCGGAGCGCTCGCCTTCGGTGTGGCAAACAGGGTTTGTATCCTTGAGAACGCCTACTACTCCGTCATTTCTCCCGAGGGTTGTGCCGCTATACTTTGGAAGGATCAGAGCAAGGTAAAGGAGGCGGCAAAGGCCCTAAGGCTCACCGCAAAAGACCTTAAGGAACTTGGGGTGGTGGACTGCGTAATTCCTGAACCCTACGGTGCAGCTCACTGGAGTCCAAGGGGAACGGCTATGATGGTTGGAATGACATTAAAGAAGTGTTTAGACGAACTCTCAAAATTGACGGAAGAGGGTGTGGTGAGGAGCAGACTGGAGAAGTTTAAAAATATGGGAGCTTTTAAGATTGCATCTTAG
- the thiC gene encoding phosphomethylpyrimidine synthase ThiC codes for MLRAEWVEKRKRFKNKTQMHLARQGIITEEMEYVAKREGLHPEFVRQEVARGRMIIPANINHLHLEPMCIGINSKVKVNANIGNSGLASDIPTEVEKAKVAIKYGADTIMDLSTGEAIKETREAIINVSTVPVGTVPIYEAWKIAKGNVKELTVDLILDVIEEQARQGVSYMTIHAGILREHLPLVQHRVMGIVSRGGAILAQWMAEHGKQNPLYEHFDKICEIFKKYDVSFSLGDALRPGCIEDATDDAQLAELKVLGELVEKAWKHDVQAMVEGPGHVPLHQVEFNMKIQQEWCHEAPFYVLGPLVLDVAPGYDHIGSAIGGALAGWAGAAMLCYITPKEHLGLPNVEDVKQGVIAYKIAAHAADIAKHWPGARDWDLAMSIARYNFDWNKQFELAMDPETARAYHDETLPQEGYKTAKFCSMCGPEFCSYKISQKVQEKVSPEELIENGNWVAP; via the coding sequence ATGCTAAGAGCTGAGTGGGTAGAGAAGAGGAAGAGGTTCAAAAATAAAACACAGATGCACTTAGCCCGTCAGGGAATAATCACCGAAGAAATGGAATACGTCGCAAAGAGAGAAGGACTTCACCCTGAATTCGTAAGGCAGGAAGTCGCAAGGGGAAGGATGATAATCCCTGCAAACATAAATCACCTTCACCTTGAACCTATGTGTATAGGTATAAACTCTAAAGTTAAGGTAAACGCAAACATAGGAAATTCCGGACTTGCTTCGGACATACCCACGGAAGTTGAAAAGGCAAAAGTTGCTATAAAGTACGGTGCAGACACGATAATGGACCTCTCCACGGGAGAAGCTATAAAGGAAACGAGGGAAGCCATAATAAACGTCAGCACCGTTCCAGTGGGAACAGTTCCCATATACGAGGCTTGGAAGATAGCAAAGGGAAACGTAAAGGAACTCACCGTTGACCTCATACTGGACGTAATAGAGGAACAGGCAAGACAGGGTGTTTCTTACATGACAATACACGCGGGTATTTTGAGGGAACACCTCCCTCTTGTTCAGCACAGAGTTATGGGAATAGTCTCAAGGGGAGGAGCTATCTTAGCCCAGTGGATGGCAGAGCACGGCAAACAAAACCCCTTATACGAGCACTTTGACAAGATATGTGAAATATTTAAGAAGTACGACGTCTCCTTCTCCTTGGGAGACGCACTGAGACCCGGTTGTATAGAAGACGCAACGGACGACGCACAACTCGCAGAGCTAAAGGTTCTCGGTGAGCTCGTAGAAAAGGCCTGGAAGCACGACGTCCAGGCTATGGTGGAAGGACCCGGACACGTCCCCCTTCATCAGGTAGAGTTCAACATGAAGATACAGCAGGAGTGGTGTCACGAAGCCCCCTTCTACGTACTTGGACCATTAGTTCTCGACGTAGCACCCGGATACGACCACATAGGTAGTGCTATAGGCGGAGCACTTGCAGGATGGGCAGGAGCTGCAATGCTCTGTTACATAACTCCTAAGGAACACCTCGGGCTACCAAACGTTGAAGACGTAAAACAGGGCGTTATAGCTTACAAGATTGCCGCACACGCCGCGGACATAGCAAAGCACTGGCCCGGAGCAAGAGACTGGGATCTCGCCATGTCCATAGCAAGGTATAACTTTGACTGGAACAAACAGTTTGAACTCGCTATGGACCCAGAAACCGCGAGGGCGTACCACGACGAGACACTGCCTCAGGAAGGATACAAAACCGCTAAATTCTGTTCTATGTGCGGACCGGAGTTCTGCTCTTACAAGATATCCCAGAAGGTTCAGGAAAAAGTTTCTCCTGAAGAATTAATAGAAAACGGGAACTGGGTAGCCCCTTAA
- a CDS encoding transketolase C-terminal domain-containing protein encodes MAQQVKTEKVRYNRMGQRIVSPDYLLFEAPRTKHFITGSEAVKEAAKRASVDASISYPITPQSEAAHMLGELWREGYIGVYFRGESEFGVMSEVAGCAMAGARTITTTSGPGTMRAMEVFPMWAGSRLPIQLVLMARGINSPLSIQPDNLEISFLLDTGCMVWHAETAQELFDMIIAGFVVAEQPDVHVPIITAIDGFFISHTREAVYLPPEDIALPPYNPYKAPMPPIDMEMPPGRFMRDPFVMKSNYISYATHASWQFEVRAAIERSRPYAKHYLRGLVEHFGDPEGEVLFIASGTAAAQAKEATQILIHEEGIKARVLRLKTLRPFPTEEVREAVKGAKYIFIPEFNVVGWLEREVKRALYGYTDIPIFGTPRVGGGMTMPPEFIVQEVLRLIGKEVKHVG; translated from the coding sequence ATGGCACAACAAGTAAAGACTGAAAAAGTCAGATACAATAGAATGGGCCAAAGAATTGTCTCACCCGATTACCTTCTCTTTGAAGCCCCCAGAACCAAACACTTCATAACCGGTTCAGAAGCGGTTAAGGAAGCGGCAAAGAGGGCAAGCGTAGACGCTTCTATATCTTACCCCATCACTCCCCAGTCCGAAGCTGCACACATGCTCGGTGAGCTCTGGAGGGAAGGTTACATAGGCGTTTACTTCAGAGGGGAGTCCGAGTTCGGTGTTATGTCCGAAGTGGCCGGATGTGCAATGGCGGGAGCCAGAACCATAACCACCACTTCCGGACCCGGAACTATGAGGGCTATGGAAGTATTTCCCATGTGGGCAGGATCAAGACTTCCCATACAACTCGTTCTCATGGCAAGAGGTATAAACTCTCCACTCTCCATACAGCCCGATAACTTGGAAATATCCTTCCTTCTGGACACGGGATGTATGGTATGGCACGCGGAAACCGCTCAGGAACTATTTGACATGATTATCGCAGGATTTGTGGTAGCCGAACAACCTGACGTCCACGTTCCCATAATAACCGCGATAGACGGATTCTTTATATCTCACACAAGGGAAGCTGTCTACCTACCACCAGAAGATATAGCATTACCTCCGTACAACCCCTATAAGGCACCCATGCCCCCGATAGACATGGAAATGCCTCCCGGAAGGTTCATGAGAGACCCCTTCGTAATGAAGTCCAATTACATTTCTTACGCAACGCACGCAAGCTGGCAGTTTGAGGTAAGGGCCGCAATAGAAAGGTCAAGACCTTATGCAAAGCACTACCTCAGAGGACTCGTAGAACACTTCGGAGACCCCGAGGGTGAAGTTCTCTTTATCGCAAGCGGAACCGCTGCGGCTCAGGCAAAAGAGGCAACCCAGATACTCATCCACGAGGAAGGAATAAAGGCAAGAGTTCTCAGACTAAAGACCCTAAGACCTTTCCCCACGGAAGAAGTGAGAGAAGCCGTAAAAGGTGCCAAGTATATATTCATACCCGAGTTCAACGTAGTGGGTTGGCTCGAAAGGGAAGTCAAGAGAGCTCTTTATGGTTACACTGATATACCCATATTTGGAACCCCCAGAGTTGGTGGTGGTATGACGATGCCTCCTGAATTCATCGTTCAAGAGGTTTTAAGACTTATAGGAAAGGAGGTGAAACATGTCGGTTAA
- a CDS encoding 2-oxoacid:acceptor oxidoreductase family protein, with product MTQPVRRRINVRMPAIGGQGAVSAAHIMATAADHAGYYAVSNPFYGAEKRMAPSESYVRIGIEPIYDRGEVVYPDVIMVFHSQVITMGKSYTMPFYSGIKKNGLIIINAEEDLLSDEDKAFLEERNVKIFNFSATKFAVEIAGTELATNMAMIGAFFGITQIVGMESIEEGIKARFLKKFVASGGTASLDSAIERKFKKKLELIEKNIATARAAYEFANQWAKEQGIEPWLPKPEAVLQRA from the coding sequence ATGACACAACCCGTTAGAAGAAGGATTAACGTTAGAATGCCCGCTATCGGTGGGCAGGGTGCGGTTTCCGCCGCCCACATTATGGCTACCGCTGCGGACCACGCAGGGTATTACGCAGTCTCCAACCCCTTCTACGGTGCAGAAAAGAGAATGGCACCCTCTGAAAGTTACGTGAGGATAGGGATAGAACCTATATACGACAGGGGAGAAGTCGTTTATCCCGACGTTATAATGGTCTTCCACTCTCAGGTTATAACCATGGGTAAATCCTACACAATGCCCTTCTACTCAGGTATAAAGAAGAACGGACTCATCATAATAAACGCAGAAGAGGATCTTCTTTCTGACGAAGACAAGGCTTTCCTTGAAGAGAGAAACGTAAAGATATTTAACTTCTCCGCCACGAAGTTTGCAGTTGAGATCGCGGGAACGGAACTCGCCACAAACATGGCTATGATAGGAGCATTCTTCGGAATTACTCAAATAGTTGGAATGGAGTCCATTGAAGAAGGTATTAAGGCTAGGTTCCTTAAAAAATTCGTTGCGTCCGGTGGTACTGCATCTCTGGACTCGGCTATTGAGAGAAAGTTCAAGAAAAAGTTAGAACTCATAGAAAAGAACATAGCTACCGCAAGAGCGGCTTACGAGTTTGCCAATCAGTGGGCAAAAGAACAAGGAATAGAACCCTGGCTTCCCAAGCCTGAAGCTGTTCTCCAGAGGGCTTAA
- a CDS encoding flagellar biosynthesis protein FlgJ, with protein sequence MNKIIFSPPPMDYRTLTKKQPEEVAKEFEAIFIKEILKEAFKPMTEGKSFTARMYYDAFLEGVSEKLASTGGIGIAKFILSQYNK encoded by the coding sequence TTGAATAAGATTATTTTTTCGCCTCCGCCTATGGACTATAGAACTCTAACGAAGAAACAACCAGAAGAAGTTGCAAAGGAGTTTGAAGCTATTTTTATAAAGGAGATATTAAAGGAAGCCTTTAAACCTATGACTGAAGGAAAGAGCTTTACCGCAAGGATGTATTACGACGCCTTTTTAGAAGGCGTTAGCGAAAAGCTCGCTTCTACGGGAGGGATAGGAATAGCTAAGTTTATCTTGAGTCAGTATAATAAATAA
- a CDS encoding carbon monoxide dehydrogenase beta subunit family protein gives MAKLGPAGYSPYPVAVTEGVLTPPPGKALMFNEIVDEEIAMREAAKAMLTRDNPTIFPGPQVLYAWNEEAKEKAKLVRKMAEVLGAKIIPMYDYRPKYPKIDPEKEINPNHPNLTIWHNKIKACIFIGVHCHYANVALKIIRAETDCFTIAMCSMAGHEDAMITLRDQHVEDLEKFIKIAEEVKKELGK, from the coding sequence ATGGCAAAGTTAGGACCTGCAGGATATTCTCCCTATCCTGTGGCGGTTACGGAAGGTGTTTTAACCCCTCCTCCCGGAAAAGCTCTTATGTTCAACGAGATAGTGGACGAAGAAATCGCAATGAGGGAAGCCGCTAAGGCAATGCTCACAAGGGATAACCCCACCATATTCCCTGGACCTCAGGTACTATACGCCTGGAACGAGGAGGCGAAGGAAAAGGCTAAACTCGTAAGGAAGATGGCGGAAGTCCTCGGTGCAAAGATAATTCCCATGTACGACTACAGACCCAAGTATCCCAAAATTGACCCCGAAAAGGAAATAAATCCAAACCATCCTAACCTCACCATATGGCACAACAAGATTAAGGCGTGCATATTCATAGGTGTTCACTGTCACTACGCAAACGTGGCTCTCAAGATAATAAGGGCAGAAACGGACTGCTTCACTATAGCCATGTGCAGTATGGCGGGACACGAGGACGCCATGATCACCTTGAGGGACCAGCACGTGGAGGACCTAGAGAAGTTTATAAAGATTGCCGAAGAAGTTAAGAAGGAACTCGGCAAGTAA
- a CDS encoding Fur family transcriptional regulator: MLKADERLEFFVKRCKETGLKITPQRMAVYEVLLKSDNHPTVEEIYEEVKKLYPYVSLATVYRTLETLENIGLVKKVCFWGNSARYDANLEEHHHLICEKCGKIEDIKLDQKLNIPEEFYGYKTESYSVNVYGICPDCRAKMQS, encoded by the coding sequence ATGCTTAAAGCGGATGAGAGGCTTGAGTTCTTTGTAAAGAGGTGTAAAGAGACGGGACTAAAGATAACACCTCAGAGAATGGCAGTTTACGAAGTTCTTTTAAAGTCTGATAACCACCCGACCGTTGAGGAAATATACGAGGAAGTGAAAAAACTGTACCCTTACGTCTCTCTGGCTACCGTATACAGAACCCTTGAGACTCTGGAAAACATAGGTTTAGTGAAAAAAGTATGCTTCTGGGGTAACTCTGCGAGGTACGACGCAAACCTGGAAGAACACCACCACCTCATATGCGAAAAGTGTGGAAAAATTGAAGACATAAAACTGGATCAAAAACTAAACATACCCGAAGAGTTCTACGGCTACAAAACGGAAAGTTACTCGGTGAACGTATACGGAATTTGCCCAGACTGCAGGGCTAAGATGCAATCTTAA
- the lysA gene encoding diaminopimelate decarboxylase — MELLKEYNPYLEYRDGELFIEGVSLKELAQTFGTPLYVYSSNFIKERFEAYRKAFPDALICYAVKANFNPHLVKLLGELGAGADIVSGGELYLAKKAGIPPERIVYAGVGKTEKELTDAVDSEILMFNVESRQELDVLNEIAGKLGKKARIAIRVNPDVDPKTHPYIATGMQKSKFGVDIREAQKEYEYASKLENLEIVGIHCHIGSQILDISPYREAVEKVVSLYESLTQKGFDIKYLDIGGGLGIKYKPEDKEPAPQDLADLLKDLLENVKAKIILEPGRSIMGNAGILITQVQFLKDKGSKHFIIVDAGMNDLIRPSIYNAYHHIIPVETKERKKVVADIVGPICETGDFLALDREIEEVQRGEYLAVLSAGAYGFAMSSHYNMRPRAAEVLVENGSVKLIRKRENYDYIVEPSLDI, encoded by the coding sequence ATGGAACTGCTCAAAGAGTACAACCCTTACCTTGAGTACAGAGATGGTGAGCTTTTCATAGAGGGTGTTTCCCTGAAAGAACTGGCACAGACCTTCGGAACACCCCTATACGTTTACAGTTCAAACTTTATAAAGGAGCGTTTCGAGGCTTACAGGAAGGCTTTCCCCGACGCACTCATCTGCTACGCCGTGAAGGCGAATTTCAACCCACACCTTGTTAAGCTTCTCGGAGAGCTCGGAGCAGGAGCGGACATAGTTTCGGGCGGAGAGTTATACCTCGCCAAGAAAGCGGGAATTCCCCCCGAGAGGATAGTTTACGCGGGCGTGGGAAAGACGGAAAAAGAACTCACAGACGCTGTGGACTCCGAAATCTTGATGTTCAACGTTGAGAGCAGACAGGAACTGGACGTGCTGAACGAAATAGCGGGCAAACTGGGAAAGAAGGCGAGGATAGCCATAAGGGTAAACCCGGACGTTGACCCCAAAACTCACCCCTACATAGCCACGGGAATGCAAAAGAGTAAGTTCGGAGTTGATATAAGAGAAGCCCAAAAGGAGTACGAGTACGCCTCAAAACTCGAAAATCTGGAAATAGTAGGGATACACTGCCATATAGGCTCTCAAATACTCGACATATCCCCCTACAGGGAAGCGGTCGAAAAAGTTGTAAGCCTTTACGAAAGCTTAACTCAAAAAGGCTTTGATATAAAGTACCTGGACATAGGCGGAGGTCTGGGCATAAAGTACAAACCCGAGGACAAAGAACCCGCTCCTCAGGATCTTGCAGATCTCCTCAAGGACCTCCTTGAAAACGTGAAGGCGAAAATTATACTCGAACCCGGACGTTCAATAATGGGGAATGCTGGAATTTTGATAACTCAGGTTCAGTTTCTCAAGGACAAGGGAAGTAAGCACTTTATAATCGTGGATGCTGGAATGAACGACCTTATAAGACCTTCCATATACAACGCGTACCACCACATAATTCCCGTAGAAACGAAGGAAAGGAAAAAGGTAGTTGCGGATATAGTAGGGCCTATATGCGAAACGGGAGACTTCCTGGCACTTGACAGGGAGATTGAAGAGGTCCAGAGGGGCGAGTACCTTGCGGTTCTGTCTGCAGGAGCTTACGGGTTTGCTATGTCTTCTCACTACAACATGAGACCGAGAGCAGCTGAAGTGCTTGTTGAAAATGGTAGCGTTAAGTTAATAAGAAAGAGGGAAAATTACGATTACATCGTAGAACCTTCTCTTGATATCTGA
- the lysS gene encoding lysine--tRNA ligase, translated as MEEVRLKKLQELREKGINPYPYRFEVTDFIGNIRKQYEEEPPENYKVRVKGVAKRVSRTENGYMVRLADEKGIEILVFTKEEGLKPKESYTFEGILKRVEGKLSLVEAVLTEEEGEEVYKIKEQFDYDPNFRPVSLAGRLVSMRSMGKAIFGHIQDLTGKIQIYLKKDVIGEEKLKFFNDYIDVGDIVGVRGKLFRTNTGELTVEVEEYQLLAKSLHPLPEKWHGLKDVEVRYRQRYLDLIANPEARRIFMLRTKLITEMRKFFEMHGFIEVETPILQPIASGANARPFVTYHNFLETELYLRIAPELYLKRLIVGGFPRVYEIGKNFRNESVDRTHNPEFTMVEFYAAYWDYHDLIKFTEDMFVYLLEKTLGTLKVKYGEWELDFSPPFKKVRYFDLLKEKTGKDKDFFLKDLEGLRKLAKELEIPDVERMTHAKLLDKVFEKVAEEDLIQPTFVIDFPKILSPLAKTHREDPDLVERFELIIARYEVANAYTELNDPFDQKERFLEQLKEKQMGDEEAMDMDEDFIRALEYGMPPTAGEGIGIDRLVMILANTDSIREVILFPQLKPEKKKKEAP; from the coding sequence ATGGAAGAGGTAAGACTCAAAAAGCTCCAGGAACTCAGGGAAAAAGGAATAAACCCCTACCCCTACAGGTTTGAAGTTACGGACTTTATAGGAAACATAAGGAAACAGTACGAGGAAGAGCCTCCTGAGAACTACAAAGTTCGGGTTAAAGGTGTGGCTAAAAGGGTTTCCAGAACGGAAAACGGCTACATGGTAAGGCTTGCAGACGAGAAGGGGATAGAGATACTTGTCTTCACGAAGGAGGAAGGGTTAAAACCAAAGGAAAGTTATACTTTTGAAGGGATTTTAAAAAGGGTTGAAGGAAAACTCAGCCTGGTGGAAGCCGTTCTCACTGAGGAAGAAGGGGAAGAAGTTTACAAGATAAAGGAACAGTTTGATTACGACCCAAACTTCAGACCCGTTTCCTTGGCGGGAAGACTCGTTTCTATGAGAAGTATGGGGAAGGCTATATTCGGACACATTCAGGATCTCACGGGAAAGATACAGATATACCTCAAAAAAGACGTAATAGGCGAGGAAAAGCTGAAGTTCTTTAACGATTACATAGACGTAGGGGATATTGTAGGAGTAAGGGGGAAGCTCTTTAGAACGAACACGGGAGAGCTCACCGTTGAAGTTGAAGAGTACCAACTCCTCGCAAAGTCCCTGCACCCACTTCCGGAAAAGTGGCACGGGCTCAAGGACGTGGAAGTTCGCTACAGGCAAAGGTACCTTGACCTTATCGCTAACCCCGAGGCGAGAAGGATATTCATGCTGAGGACCAAACTCATAACGGAAATGCGGAAGTTCTTTGAGATGCACGGATTTATAGAGGTGGAAACTCCCATACTCCAGCCAATAGCGAGCGGTGCAAACGCAAGACCCTTCGTGACTTATCACAACTTCCTTGAAACAGAGCTTTACCTCAGGATAGCCCCGGAACTCTACCTCAAGAGATTAATCGTAGGAGGCTTTCCGAGGGTTTACGAGATAGGAAAGAACTTCAGGAACGAGAGCGTGGACAGGACACACAACCCAGAATTTACTATGGTTGAGTTTTACGCCGCTTACTGGGATTACCACGACCTTATAAAGTTTACAGAGGATATGTTCGTTTATCTCCTTGAAAAAACCTTAGGAACTCTGAAGGTAAAGTACGGAGAGTGGGAGCTTGATTTTTCACCGCCTTTTAAGAAGGTTCGCTACTTTGACCTCTTAAAAGAGAAGACCGGAAAGGATAAGGACTTTTTCCTGAAAGACCTTGAAGGCTTGAGGAAGCTAGCCAAGGAACTTGAAATTCCCGATGTAGAGAGGATGACTCACGCAAAGCTCCTTGACAAAGTTTTTGAAAAGGTTGCGGAGGAAGATTTAATCCAACCTACATTCGTAATAGACTTTCCGAAAATCCTCTCACCTCTTGCGAAAACCCACAGGGAGGACCCCGACCTCGTTGAGAGATTTGAGCTTATCATCGCACGTTACGAGGTGGCGAACGCATACACCGAGCTGAACGATCCCTTTGACCAAAAGGAAAGATTTTTAGAGCAGCTCAAAGAAAAGCAAATGGGTGACGAAGAGGCTATGGATATGGATGAGGACTTTATAAGGGCACTTGAATACGGAATGCCTCCTACCGCAGGTGAAGGTATAGGAATAGACAGACTAGTTATGATATTGGCAAATACGGACTCTATCAGAGAGGTTATTCTCTTCCCTCAATTAAAGCCGGAAAAAAAGAAGAAGGAAGCCCCTTAA
- a CDS encoding ferredoxin oxidoreductase 1 subunit ForD → MYYVAQVIKDECSKYNCKQCTLFCPEPNTLMYTDEGHHAYVNTLRCKGCALCVYVCSELLKRDSIEMVYAENRDVAGVR, encoded by the coding sequence ATGTACTACGTTGCTCAAGTCATTAAAGATGAATGTTCAAAATACAACTGTAAGCAGTGTACCCTCTTTTGTCCCGAGCCTAATACTTTGATGTACACAGATGAAGGTCACCACGCTTACGTTAATACCTTGAGGTGCAAAGGTTGTGCCCTTTGCGTTTACGTGTGTTCTGAGCTCTTGAAGCGTGATTCCATTGAGATGGTTTACGCGGAAAACAGAGACGTTGCAGGTGTAAGGTAA
- a CDS encoding Uma2 family endonuclease, whose product MTTTLKKWTYKDYLKLPDDKRYEIINGELLEVPAPTTTHQRIVGKLFRILSDFVESKELGEVFVSPVDVILSEDNVFQPDIVFVSKDRKEIIKERGIFGAPDLVIEVISPSTLKRDTEDKKKVYEKACVKELWLVFPGEKAVEVFFKKDKNYKVCSFGYENLSIRSCFLKGFELNLKEIF is encoded by the coding sequence ATGACTACAACTTTAAAGAAGTGGACCTACAAGGATTACTTAAAGCTTCCCGATGACAAGAGATACGAGATAATAAACGGAGAACTTTTAGAAGTGCCGGCTCCTACAACAACTCATCAAAGAATAGTAGGAAAATTATTCAGGATTTTAAGTGATTTTGTAGAAAGTAAAGAACTCGGTGAAGTTTTCGTTTCCCCCGTTGACGTAATTCTTTCCGAGGATAACGTGTTTCAACCGGACATTGTTTTCGTTTCCAAAGACAGGAAGGAAATAATAAAGGAAAGAGGGATTTTCGGAGCTCCCGACCTTGTGATAGAAGTGATTTCCCCCTCTACACTGAAGAGGGATACCGAAGACAAGAAAAAGGTTTACGAGAAGGCTTGCGTAAAGGAATTGTGGCTCGTATTTCCGGGAGAAAAGGCGGTAGAGGTCTTCTTCAAGAAGGACAAGAATTACAAAGTTTGTTCCTTTGGTTATGAGAATTTAAGCATCCGATCATGTTTTTTAAAGGGCTTTGAACTAAATTTAAAGGAAATCTTTTAA
- a CDS encoding thiamine pyrophosphate-dependent enzyme: protein MSVKIFKINEDLKEFMPQEIVDLEEKATWGNPKRGVMDLPYAKELIEEHSLCAGCPESAAFRYILASLPSPEDTVIVNSTGCTSLVFPHIALHTVHPLFGNQNAVASGIKRVLEWRFPDKPKDVVVIAGDGATIDIGLDCTLQSFFRQEKITTICFDNEVYANTGGQDSGATPRGMEFKMAPGGKQWDKVPMWQLAIDSGCHYVARLTVSSPKKVEQVVKKAIYVAREVGPTYIHLYTPCILEIGLNSDQGLWEMRQRDKERFKFFEYMTDEAKEVIKKKKEEGLL, encoded by the coding sequence ATGTCGGTTAAGATATTTAAAATCAACGAAGATTTAAAGGAATTTATGCCTCAAGAAATTGTTGACCTTGAGGAAAAGGCTACTTGGGGCAATCCAAAAAGGGGAGTTATGGACCTCCCCTACGCGAAGGAGCTTATAGAAGAACACTCCCTTTGTGCGGGATGCCCAGAGTCCGCAGCTTTCAGGTACATCCTTGCATCCCTTCCCAGTCCGGAAGACACCGTAATAGTTAACTCTACGGGATGTACCTCTCTCGTTTTTCCGCATATCGCACTCCACACGGTACACCCTCTGTTCGGAAACCAGAATGCTGTTGCTTCGGGTATTAAGAGGGTTCTCGAGTGGAGATTCCCTGACAAGCCTAAGGACGTTGTTGTAATTGCCGGTGACGGTGCTACCATAGACATCGGACTTGACTGTACACTCCAGTCTTTCTTCAGACAGGAAAAGATAACGACCATATGTTTTGACAATGAAGTTTACGCTAACACCGGTGGACAGGATAGCGGTGCAACACCGAGGGGAATGGAATTCAAGATGGCTCCGGGTGGAAAGCAGTGGGATAAAGTTCCCATGTGGCAACTCGCTATAGACTCCGGATGCCACTACGTTGCAAGGCTTACCGTTTCTTCACCTAAGAAGGTAGAACAAGTAGTAAAGAAAGCTATATACGTCGCAAGAGAAGTAGGACCCACCTACATACACCTCTACACACCGTGCATACTTGAAATCGGGCTCAACTCAGACCAGGGTCTTTGGGAAATGAGACAAAGGGACAAAGAAAGGTTCAAGTTCTTTGAATATATGACAGATGAGGCTAAGGAAGTTATTAAGAAGAAGAAAGAGGAGGGTCTGTTATGA